A window of the Desulfobulbaceae bacterium genome harbors these coding sequences:
- a CDS encoding peptidylprolyl isomerase, translated as MSDASQVTATISTSKGDINLRLFADQTPVTVANFVNLAQQKFYDNLIFHRVLSDFMIQGGCPNGTGTGGPGYRFEDECRADLKHNKPGILSMANAGPGTNGSQFFITHLPTPWLDGKHTVFGEVLGEADQDVVNSIAQGDAINSINISGDTTALMESHKERIETWNAQMG; from the coding sequence ATGAGTGACGCTTCACAAGTAACTGCTACAATTTCAACAAGTAAAGGTGATATCAACCTCCGCCTTTTTGCCGACCAGACCCCCGTTACCGTGGCCAATTTTGTTAATCTGGCCCAACAGAAATTTTATGACAATTTAATTTTTCACAGAGTACTCAGTGACTTTATGATTCAGGGCGGTTGCCCCAATGGCACCGGCACAGGCGGCCCTGGCTACAGATTTGAAGATGAATGTCGAGCAGACTTAAAGCACAATAAGCCCGGCATTCTTTCAATGGCGAATGCCGGCCCGGGAACAAATGGCAGCCAGTTCTTCATAACCCACCTGCCAACACCATGGCTCGACGGTAAGCATACCGTTTTTGGGGAGGTGCTAGGCGAGGCGGACCAAGACGTAGTTAACAGTATTGCTCAAGGTGACGCCATCAACTCCATTAACATCAGCGGTGACACCACAGCACTTATGGAAAGCCATAAGGAGCGGATAGAAACCTGGAATGCCCAAATGGGATAA